From a single Geothermobacter ehrlichii genomic region:
- a CDS encoding TRAP transporter small permease → MLKKTFQVVDRVFRWFEEWSLFIAVMVALCVALANVILRKATADVNLYWSDEVVRKTIYFSTYIGCIAAVRGRSLIRIDALPQIFPKLKMSLTMIANLAVLVFSVLMVWLGWQMTVLMYEDEFAKTASLQIPEWIFYAVLPLMGAMMFIRTLIVMVEDWKEFTTG, encoded by the coding sequence ATGTTGAAAAAAACCTTTCAGGTTGTCGATCGGGTCTTCCGGTGGTTCGAGGAATGGTCGCTCTTCATCGCGGTCATGGTCGCCCTCTGCGTCGCCCTGGCCAACGTGATCTTGCGCAAGGCGACGGCCGACGTCAATCTGTACTGGTCGGACGAGGTGGTACGCAAGACGATCTACTTTTCGACCTACATCGGATGCATCGCCGCCGTGCGCGGCCGCTCGCTGATCCGCATCGACGCGCTGCCGCAGATCTTTCCGAAGCTGAAGATGTCCCTGACGATGATCGCCAACCTGGCGGTGCTCGTCTTTTCGGTGCTGATGGTCTGGCTCGGCTGGCAGATGACCGTGCTGATGTACGAGGACGAGTTCGCCAAGACCGCCTCGCTGCAGATTCCGGAGTGGATCTTCTACGCGGTGCTGCCGCTGATGGGGGCGATGATGTTCATCCGCACCCTGATCGTCATGGTCGAAGACTGGAAGGAATTCACGACGGGGTAA